The genomic window AGACTCAGCCCAAGTGTTCTTACTCCCTGGTCTATACACATAACCACTCCGCTGGACGGTTGCTCCAGGATTCCAAATACGTTAGCCATCACAGGTCTAAGAAAGCATAAGCAAACAGAGGGTGATAGTAAGTTCTCTCTCGAGTTTCATGTGGTCATTGCTATTAATCTGGACCAAGAACAAGTGTGAAGTAATATCTACTCCATCGGTGAGAATTTATCTACAAAGCCTCCTCCCCTGATTCCCTTCCACTCCGTTTGTCTCCATGATCCAACCCATAATCTACTGTGTGTACACTGACTCATGGTGGAGAGTCAAGGCTGCAACCTCACTTTTGCTAACCAGAACTGGTATTTGAAGCCCCAAATCCAAGGCAGCTGGAAAGTGACAGTGAAGGTCACAGTTATAATGGGAAacaggaaaaaggaggaggaggagggaagacacTGGACATTAAAGCTTTCAAAATGTTATGGCTGCCCTACCAGTTGGGACTGTGTCTCTTTAGATCAATGAGTTGGTGCTTTTTGGATGATGGGCACATGTGGATGTGTTGTCCACTGAACCATGGATTGTTCTATCAGTAAGAGCTATCATTTACCTTACACTGACACTTTACCACAAGGCAAACTTAGATTTTCCAAAAGAAAGTGTCCTTAAACATTTGTCCAATTTTAAATTACAGGCCAAATTGGACAGGCTAACTGAATTCATGTCCTCTTATTACTGTGATTCTGAGGTTGTATTTCAaggctctgcccttcccatgcccAAGGATAGATGTGGGCATAGCTTTTATTCCTGCGGTGCACTGTAGCAGGGCTCCCTCAAAGGGCACCAGACAGGGCTGGCAAATCCATGCTGTCTTATAATTTGTAGCATCAGATGTTGGAAGCATTGCTTACAAgcctactgaattttttttttaattgaagtagagttgacacacaatgttacattagtttctggtgtacaacatagtgatctgaCAACCCCATAGGTGATGCTCACCCGAAGTGTAGCTACCATGGGTCACCATACAGCACTATTATACCATCGACTATATTCCCTAAGCTGCCCCTTTtattccgtaactggaagcctgtgcctcccattcccctttacccattttgctcTTTTGCTCCCCAACTAGCCCACTGAATTTGGATATTTTCAGATGTATTATTAAATCACTTATataaaagaatatcttttctttattaatggcTGAACCATTTGATATTGGCAATGGCTGACATAGTAAAAGAGCAAAGTCAAGAATAAAGTTGTTCACAAAGATGAAGTAGAGGTCACTTGAAACTTGGTTAAGCAATCATCCCTGGGAAAGCTGCCTTCTGGTGTATGGCTCAAGatgctgccccagggcctttaccgctgcagtggttctcagactgtACTGAGTATCTGAATCTCCTGGAGGGCTGGTCAAAACATGGATAGCTGGGAACCCCAtctcccactccccccacccccattctgaTTCTGGAGAATTTTGGAAAGTAGCTCTGGGTTGGACCCTGAGAATtagcatttttaacaagatcccaggtgatgctgctgctggtctgggacTGCAATCTGGGCATACCTTGATATGACAGAGTTTATTTTGCCATACACAAGTGTGGAATTTTATTAACAAACCAATAACATTCTTTTGAGTTGTTCATCTTTCATTTTGAGTTTGAAGGCAGGAAAAATACCAATGTCCCAGCTCAAAGCAGTCAGGCAGGAGGCGTTCCCTCTTCCTCACAGGAGGGTCAACCTTTTTTGTTCTATacagaccttcaactgattggatgagacccacccacaTTCAGAAGGGAAGTCTGCTTTTCTCAGTCTACCAATTTGAATGCTactctcttccagaaacaccttcaCGGAtgcacccagaataatgtttgaccaaacatCTGGGTACCCTAGTACCaactagtcaagttgacacatataAGTTGCCATTACATGGGGCTTTCTTAAAAGTCTGCCTAGAGAATTATGGCACAAGGTGCATGTTTTGTTTGGTAAAGAGTAGATGAACTTCTATATTTGAGCTTACTACTCTAGTTCAATGATCTGTGTAGCAAAAGATCATCTTGTCAATTATCATTTAATATTTGCATTCTGCCTTTCTAATCCCTAACTAGCTTTAGTTGTAAGACAAGATTAAatagcagtgaaaaaaaaaaaaaaaaaaaaacctaactggACTGGAGAAACAATATCATGGTACCATGACTTAGATGTCTTCTGTTTTGCCTAGGAATGCCTTTCACACATTTTTACTCCTTGGATAATTAGTATCAACTGTTAAAATGTACAGAGTGACTCTTTGTATTTCTCAACATGGATATTTGATGTTCTGTCTTTGGTGTATTCTTATATTAAGTTCACAATGGACAGCTTTTGTCATTAAggactaaatgaaaaaaaaaacccaatttttaaaaattatttttcccacaCTAAAAAATTTCCTTGATTGAAATTTTGCTAAGAATCAAGTAGATAATATCAAATACACACAcagttttctaaatgtttatttattttgagaggagagagagcacatgcacatgcatgtatgtgtgtgtgcaaatgggggaggggcagagaaagagggagacaaaaaatcccaagcaggctccatgctcaacacagagccctacatggggctcagtctcacaaaccgttagatcatgacctgagccagaatcaagagttgggcatttaaccaactgagccacccaggcgcccctacatacatttttaaaatagtctatTTTGCTCTGTTGTTAGGCCTAGAGGCAGCAAATAGGTCTctgattttagcattttttttttaaaggcaaaggcGTAATTTTTCATCATGGGAACTACCCACTTAAACATGATTTCAAGGCCTCAATAGGTTTACTGAGTTGTCAGCCCTTTTCACTCcaactgaattaaataaaattgacaaaatgaaatactcattgtgaaaattataacaaaagaaaatactaactGGCTCAACAAAATAATTACCAATATAATTACTACTTTGTATAAAGTGACATTTGCCATGCGGATGATTAGAAAATATTGTGACTGAGTGTGGAGTTTTTCTGAACAATGTTCGTTATTGATTTTTTGATGATACCCATCACTGTGTACAGAAGAATgccctctctccaaaataaactgcAAGCTATTTAGCAAACAAAACAGCCTAATACTAACCTGAATTATCATTACTCAGCAGTCAAGTATGGgcagataaaaaaatgaaattgcaaaACTTCAATGTAATTTTGCTGATACCAAATCATGGTATTCTAAATTTGCTTAATGTGTTCAAATATATGATGAAACAAATGAATTATGTCATGTTTCACTGAATATATCATGCTTAAACAATAAAATGGCTCACGTAGTATGCATTTCTGTTCTATCAAAAGAATGTTATTAGTGTGTTAACAAACTTCTCTACTTACGTATGGCAAAATGAACTCTCATGTCAAGAGATGCCCATATTCAACCCTGCCTCAGAGACAATTTTTGCTTCTCATGGCAGTGCACAGGATCTCATAATGTGCCCTGAGTTGTGGGCCATTCCTAATATTTCTCATTAGTttcttttccatgaaaaaaaataaaataaaactcatcaGAAAGCACTGAGGGTAAAGGTATTGTAGGAATAATCTAACCTTGAATCATCTggttttctataaaatgaatagCATACGGTGAGCCTTGGTATTTTAACGATTAGTTAAAATACACTTGGAGCATAGGTCACGAATAATAGTGACCTAGAAGTTCAAAATTGCTGCTGTAAAGAATGCCACCACTGTCTCCTACCCACACAAATGAAAACTGACAAACATCAGTTTGATGAAATAGATTTACATACCAGGGAGCCtagagaagcaggaaaagaggGCAAGAAGATGTAGACAACAGAAGAggtattatataatgtataaagtACTGAAAACTTAAAAGATGTTTAACACAAAAGCACTGCTCTTAGATGATGAAACTAACGATAAAAGGGACTATAGTTAATCAGGATCATGTTCCCCCAAGTGGCAAATTCAGAACCACCGCCTTGAATTCTTACAACTAATTTTAATACACAGTAAGCTTCTACTGTGAAGCATTTTTGTACATTACTTTGCTTAGATGGTAGTTCCAagcacagctttttaaaaaacgcATGGCACATTGCACCATCAGTGAGTTTGGTCAGCAAACCATGGTTTAAGGGAATTCAGTGTATTCCAGTGAACAttgtttgagctctgtgctaggcaATTATACTCTAGAGATGAGGAATTTATGATCCTTGCTCTTAAAGAGCGAAGTGCAGGGGGAAGAGCATGACATCTGCTGCTACCTTTATTTCTAAATCATCTGGAAATAATGTTGTAGGAGACCTAGGGAGGGAGAGTGTGGCTCAGGCAATAAGGGACCACAGTTTGTCACCCCATCTTACCGTCCCATGCATTGGGCTGTCTGGGAGGTAGAGGCAGAAATGGCAGGTGGGGGTAAGGGGAGGTGGGTTAGGCCTGGTGGAAAGAAGGTGGGGTGAAATACAGTTTACTAATTTTGGAAGTTTGTGTGCACCTTCTAGCAGGGTGTTTATCTAATCTCAGCAAAATTGAAGTACCGTGAAAATAAGGACTATTTGGTGGTGATGGTACATTTAAGACTCAAGGCCTAAATGAAATGATaagtaacatatttaaaaagagaacctTATAAAGCGTcactttctctttatatttttaaggacaaaagagaagaacaaaatggaaaacgtGCTATTTTGTTGGATATTTTTCACCCTTGGGTGGACCCTCACTGATGGATCTGAAATGGAACAGGATTTTATGTGGCACTTGAGAAAAATACCCCGGGTTGTCAGTGAAAGGACTTTCCGTCTCACCAGCCCCACCTTCAAGGCAGATACTAAGATGGTGCTAGATAGAGTGTGTGGCATTGAATGCCAGAAAGAactcccagctcccagccttTCTGATGTGGAAGACTCTCTTTCCTATGAGACTGTCTTTGAGAATGGCACCAGAACCCTGACTAGAGTGAAAGTCCAAGATGTGCTCCTTGAGCCAACTCAGAATATCACCACAAAAGGAGCACTggtgaggaggagaaggcaggttTATGGCACAGACAGCAGGTTCAGCATCTTGGACAAAAGGTTCTTAACCAATTTCCCTTTCAATACAGCTGTGAAGCTCTCCACAGGCTGCAGTGGTATCCTCATTTCCCCCAGCCACGTTCTAACAGCGGCCCACTGTGTGCATGATGGAAAGGACTACATCAAAGGGAGTAAAAAGCTAAGGGTAGGGTTGTTGAAGATGAGAAATAAGGGTGGTGGCAAGAAACGTAGAGGTTCtaagaggagcaggagagaggcgaATGGTGGTGACAAGAGAGAAGGTACCAAGGTGAATCTGGAGAGAGACAAggctggaagaagaagaagaaaggaatctgGTCGGGGCCAGAGAGTTGCTGAGGGGAAGCCCTCCTTCCAATGGACCCGGGTCAAGAATACCCACATCCCCAAAGGCTGGGctagaggagggagaggggaagccGCTTTGGACTATGACTATGCTCTTCTGGAATTGAAGCGCCctcataaaaagaaatatatggaacTAGGAATCAGTCCAACCATCAAGAAGCTGCCTGGAGGAATGATCCACTTCTCAGGATTTGATCGTGATAGGGCAGATCAATTAGTCTACCGGTTTTGTAGTGTGTCTGATGAATCCAATGATCTCCTCTATCAATACTGTGATGCTGAGTCGGGCTCCACTGGTTCTGGGGTCTATCTTCGTCTGAAAGAACCAGACAAAAAGAACTGGAAACGCAAAATCATTGCGGTCTATTCGGGCCACCAGTGGGTGGATGTCCATGGCGTTCAGAAGGACTACAATGTGGCGGTGCGCATCACTCCCCTCAAGTATGCCCAGATTTGCCTCTGGATTCATGGAGATAATGCCAACTGTACTTACGGCTGATGGAAATCTGAAACGAGTCAATGGATTACCTAAATCGTGGAGCAAACCAGTTATTATGGTAGCAAGATCACTTCATAGGTTATGCCCGGACTTGAACCCTATCAATAAcaattcaacatttttataaatttaccttttcaaaattagaagcttttcatatgtttaaaaaatacttaggtACAAATACTGAAACTAGATGGGCACCTAAATGTCAAGTATATATTCTTCTTTTACATAGTGATAAGTATCATTTGTGGGAAgtcttttgtttctctctgccttcttaaaATTAGTCACTCTTTAAAAGTTCAAACTGGTATTATACACAGTATGATTTTTCAGTGGACTTATTCTCAGGGTCCTACTCTAACAAGAATCTAATAGGGTGCTGGTTGCATATTAAATGTGAAACTGCGTATACAGACATAGACAGTGTCAGGGTGGAGACGATGACTTACAATAGTTTGTACTACTTGGAGATGGACCCATTCAGTTCATGCCCTCTGTGCTTATATTATGCTTTCTGTTGGGTCTGAGAAACTttggtttagatttttttttttttttaagaattacaaGGTACAGCAAACTTTATAAGCAAAGCTATCAACTgtttcactgctttaaaaaatatcagttgaagtgtttattatttaaaaatgagagacaTACTTTGTTCTATGAAATAAATCTAGTTGAAAAAATAGGGAAGCTGAGACATTTTAAgatctcaagtttttatttaatactgAAAGCATAGACTTTTCATGAATGCAGAGGGAAGACAGTTAAAAAGTTACAAATGATCATGTATTGAAAGCCTCATCGTTTTATGCTATAGTTTTCTGTGTATGAGGTGTTAGAGTTTTAGGACAAGGaattttatttagtctttttcAATAGAGAATCTTTTTCCCATTGACATGACAGATCTCAGCTTTCTTAATAGAGCCATACacatattattttggctatttctCTGCCTAATAATTTTAGATATATccctaaaaatgaatataatttacaaatacaatttttaaaaggagtttctgattattttcattaGGGACCAAGGCTGTACACTCCTTCCGGCCACCATGGCCGCCTGAGCAGACAGAATCCAATGACTGCCTTCAGGCACAACACAGAGTAGTTACATATTTCTTGAATGAGCAGATATTTTGCTGAATCGTTGTAAAAGGGGGTTAGTTCAGGCCATTATGTTGAAAGGGTTGTAGTGATTTGCTGTTGAGCACACCATAAAATTCGGGAATGGCAGGCCTAATTTCTGGTCTGCTATTTTTGGCAGTTTCTACAGCACACATTCCTTTTTCTCATGACTCACCTAAGTCATTGATTCTGCTGGagtcaaaatttattttacctattattttttttaagagaatgggGAGTTATACCCTTGATTAGTATGCAAAAGAATATTGGATTAGGTTATGataaaaggtgattttatgaaTGTTGTCCAAAATACCTGGAATTTAATACGAGTATACATACTTTTATGGTGTGAATctgtttaaaaatcattcaataaaaatttaaaaaattaatcaatcaTAACTCTTATtgtatctgtatatatgtatatacagggtttcaggaaatattaaaatgtgtcatttatttaaaaaaaagattttatttaattctgaatGCATTTCACCAAGCAGGATTTCATCCTTGGTGCCAGGGGAATAGGGCTATTGACTCAAAAGTTTTGATGCAATCTTTTTTGGGGAAACATCTATATGATCACTGCAACGGAAAGTGTTTCAATGTGATTTTTGCACACTTATGTGTTTGCAAACACACAATCTTCATCTTTGATTCTTAGGAAATACTTCTTGGGATTTGATTCAGTTCAGAGTAATTTAGGGTGCTTGGTATCAATCGTTTAGAGCTTAAGCTTAAATTCTGAATACATATAATTTCCCTAAGATCATTATACTTTTCAAAACTGTAAaatttagcttattttatttgcagagatttattttgttctctcctcttctgttttccaagTGAATCATGAGTCTTATATGACCTATTTAGGACCACTAAAGTATACTACATTACTCAGAAGGTTGTAATGCACATACTTTCCCTGTCATGCTTATCAGacttgaaatagaaaattaaatcgAATTCACTTGGCTGAAGAAATACATTCATGCACACATATGTCTGCTGTGTGCAAAGGACTATAGTGACCTTCTGCTTGAAAAGAAACTTATCAACGATTGAGCTCAAATAACTACAGtatttacaaaacaaatgaaattgaaaatcgtgaggtttttttctttacccaaataatgtatttcattttatttgtttttttcttgctcaaaTGGATGAGTGTGTGGGCAGaagagacatttcttttttccttttttgatgtgcttatttaaattccaaatgtgttttttaattttaattttttattttttaagtgtatttattttgagagagagagagagagagacagcaagtggggaggggcagagagagagaggagagagagaatcctaagcaggctctgcactttgaGCATGGAGCCGGACATGGGCTTGAActacgaacctcaagatcatgacctgagctgaaaacaagaatcggacacttaaactgagtgagccacccaagtgctccccaaatgttttctttgaaaaaagatttaaatgtatgTACGAACAAGACCAGAGTTCCAGACAAATCattaccttttatatttttagatcaaagaattctttgaaattcttttttcataGAAAGAATCTCAAAATTGGAAGAGACCATAAAGATTATTTAGTTTAACTCcaaaatttagattttaatttccATCCACAGCACTCCATTCAAGTAGTTGTCCAGTAATAAAAACTTTTTACCACCTAAATATTGattagttattaaaattaattcaggaatttaacttttaaaaattattagttcaGTTTGCTACATTGTACAAAAATTATATGGCTTATCTTGCATTTTATCCCCATCTTCACATTTCAATTACTCAATTCTTTGGCCTTATGCTGGCAAATTGGGTGTTTACTCATCAAAAGTAAACTGTGAGCCTTAATTAAGTATATTGGGGTAAGGCAACTGAACCAAGCACAAGGATTACAAGGATGAGGATCTATAGCTATAAATAGCCTGGAAATAGCAtcattattcttaaattttttttttttaacgtttatttatttttgagatagggagagacagagcatgaacgggggagggtcagagagagagggagacacagaatctgaaacaggctccaggctctgagcagtcagcacagagcccgacgtggggctcgatgcggggctcgaactcccggaccgcgagatcgtaacctgagccgaagttggacgcttaaccgactgagccacccaggcgccccagcatcatTATTCTTTAATGTGATGTCCCTCTCATGATTATATTTTGGCTACTGATTTTAAAGATTATCTGCTAAGGCTTAGAAACTAGTTTTATGTTAGTAAACATTTCCAATTAATTAatggaagaatattttatatatatatctatatatatatatatatatatatatatatatattctcccccccccccccccccccccccagctagaATTGCTCTTTCATTAAAGCCCTAACCATTAGGTTCAAAAGATACTTGGGAGATTGGGTCTAATTGATCGTGAAATCTTTTTCTTGTCAGATGAGGTGAGTTATGGATGGATTCACGATTCTTTATTGAGTCACTATTTAACTGAGGGGGGAAACCTCTTAGATGGTTTCCTGCCCTACTCACAAATAAAGCCCAGGGAGCGAACTTCCTTGTCtacttctttctgtatttaataacTGGCAGTTTGATTGTTTAGTTCAAC from Neofelis nebulosa isolate mNeoNeb1 chromosome 6, mNeoNeb1.pri, whole genome shotgun sequence includes these protein-coding regions:
- the PRSS35 gene encoding inactive serine protease 35 codes for the protein MLRRTKEKNKMENVLFCWIFFTLGWTLTDGSEMEQDFMWHLRKIPRVVSERTFRLTSPTFKADTKMVLDRVCGIECQKELPAPSLSDVEDSLSYETVFENGTRTLTRVKVQDVLLEPTQNITTKGALVRRRRQVYGTDSRFSILDKRFLTNFPFNTAVKLSTGCSGILISPSHVLTAAHCVHDGKDYIKGSKKLRVGLLKMRNKGGGKKRRGSKRSRREANGGDKREGTKVNLERDKAGRRRRKESGRGQRVAEGKPSFQWTRVKNTHIPKGWARGGRGEAALDYDYALLELKRPHKKKYMELGISPTIKKLPGGMIHFSGFDRDRADQLVYRFCSVSDESNDLLYQYCDAESGSTGSGVYLRLKEPDKKNWKRKIIAVYSGHQWVDVHGVQKDYNVAVRITPLKYAQICLWIHGDNANCTYG